A window from Opitutia bacterium ISCC 52 encodes these proteins:
- a CDS encoding tRNA-binding protein, whose product MKTISFDDFLGVELRVGAIISVDPFPEAQKPAYILKVDFGEEIGIRKSSAQITELYSREELIGQQVVAVVNFPKKQIGPIMSECLVTGFHNQEGQVALCVPDKQIPLGTKLL is encoded by the coding sequence CCATTTCATTTGATGACTTCTTGGGAGTTGAGCTGCGGGTAGGAGCAATCATTTCAGTCGATCCATTTCCGGAGGCGCAAAAACCTGCTTACATTCTTAAAGTCGACTTTGGCGAAGAGATTGGCATTCGCAAATCGAGTGCTCAAATCACCGAACTATACTCACGGGAGGAGCTGATTGGTCAGCAAGTAGTTGCCGTCGTAAACTTCCCCAAGAAGCAGATCGGACCCATTATGTCCGAGTGCCTGGTCACCGGCTTTCATAACCAGGAAGGTCAAGTCGCTCTTTGCGTACCCGACAAGCAGATACCTTTAGGCACAAAGCTCTTATAA
- a CDS encoding DnaJ domain-containing protein → MLFQVAAADGTVHHAEEHLLEETVRYLNIPRHLFEELKARLAPSADPAYTVLGLTADATDAEVKKAYRAKVMEYHPDKIVSKGLPEEFLKFAEEKFKEVNEAYETIKKSRGL, encoded by the coding sequence ATGCTATTCCAAGTGGCAGCTGCAGATGGTACGGTCCACCATGCAGAAGAGCACTTACTGGAAGAAACGGTTCGCTACCTCAATATACCGCGCCATTTATTTGAAGAGCTCAAGGCGCGTCTTGCCCCTTCAGCGGACCCTGCTTACACCGTGCTTGGTCTGACAGCAGATGCGACGGATGCTGAAGTTAAAAAAGCCTATCGAGCCAAGGTCATGGAATATCACCCAGACAAGATTGTGTCTAAAGGCCTACCCGAAGAATTCCTGAAGTTTGCCGAAGAGAAATTCAAGGAAGTCAACGAAGCCTACGAGACGATTAAGAAGTCACGAGGATTATAA
- the pap gene encoding polyphosphate:AMP phosphotransferase, whose product MPVTQPADSDLKSQLSNLIQDLGRLQRQAILKKIPVVILFEGADGAGKGALINRLLQSLDPRGFKVHTMHSPSEEAIYRPFLWRFWIRTPARDRMAIFDRSWYRLLLDDRVNEEISDKQVPKVVREIKNFEQQLTNDGVVLIKVYLTISEEKQDQRLNKLSKNASTSWRVTEKDWKRHKLYDEYREKMEEMIHLTHQKRAPWVRIDSTNLKSANLELLQTVTDELKSALQAKETAEKPVSNPKLKWGTKKGFPAPLEKVDLSQTMEPTIYKEKRKQLQESLHELEHQLYKSRRPAVLAFEGWDAAGKGGAIRRLTKSLDPRGYDVFPTAAPNDLELSHHYMWRFWNDFPKGGHIGIYDRSWYGRVMVERLEGFCSEKEWKRAYDEINETEEHWSNGGAIILKFWIHIDKEEQLRRFKAREQNPHKQWKITDEDWRNRDKWDDYNVAINDMIHLTNKPNAPWIIVEGNNKPYARIKVLETTVKALEQVL is encoded by the coding sequence ATGCCTGTAACCCAACCTGCAGACAGCGACCTTAAATCCCAGCTTTCAAACCTCATCCAGGATCTTGGACGGCTTCAACGGCAAGCCATCCTAAAAAAGATTCCAGTCGTCATCCTATTCGAAGGTGCGGACGGAGCAGGAAAAGGCGCGCTCATCAATCGTCTCCTTCAATCCTTGGATCCGCGCGGATTTAAAGTGCACACCATGCACTCGCCCAGTGAAGAAGCCATCTACCGCCCTTTTCTCTGGCGATTTTGGATAAGAACCCCGGCAAGAGACCGCATGGCAATCTTCGATCGATCCTGGTACCGCCTGCTGTTGGACGATCGGGTCAATGAGGAGATATCTGACAAACAGGTGCCAAAAGTCGTTCGTGAGATTAAAAATTTCGAGCAACAGCTAACGAATGACGGAGTCGTCCTGATAAAGGTCTACCTGACGATCTCTGAGGAAAAGCAGGATCAAAGGCTGAACAAGCTCTCAAAAAATGCTTCGACCTCCTGGCGCGTCACCGAGAAAGATTGGAAACGCCATAAGTTGTATGACGAGTATCGGGAGAAGATGGAGGAAATGATCCATCTAACTCATCAGAAGCGTGCTCCCTGGGTCCGCATCGATTCTACCAATTTAAAGTCAGCAAACCTGGAGCTCCTCCAGACGGTAACCGACGAACTAAAAAGTGCACTTCAGGCCAAGGAAACTGCCGAAAAGCCCGTATCGAATCCTAAGCTAAAATGGGGCACCAAAAAGGGGTTCCCGGCACCGCTCGAAAAAGTCGATCTCTCCCAGACCATGGAACCGACGATCTATAAGGAGAAACGAAAACAGCTCCAGGAGAGTTTGCATGAATTGGAACACCAATTATACAAAAGTCGTCGCCCTGCCGTGCTGGCCTTTGAAGGTTGGGATGCTGCAGGTAAAGGGGGCGCCATCCGAAGATTAACCAAAAGCCTGGATCCCCGTGGCTATGATGTTTTCCCAACAGCCGCACCGAATGACTTGGAGCTCAGTCACCACTATATGTGGCGATTCTGGAATGATTTTCCCAAGGGCGGCCATATCGGCATCTATGATCGCAGTTGGTATGGACGAGTGATGGTCGAACGCTTGGAAGGTTTTTGCTCCGAAAAAGAGTGGAAACGCGCCTACGACGAAATCAATGAAACAGAAGAACACTGGTCCAACGGCGGAGCCATCATACTGAAGTTCTGGATACATATTGATAAAGAAGAACAATTGCGCCGATTCAAAGCTCGCGAGCAAAACCCACACAAACAGTGGAAAATCACCGACGAGGACTGGCGAAACCGCGACAAATGGGATGATTACAATGTCGCCATCAACGACATGATCCACCTTACCAATAAGCCCAATGCCCCCTGGATTATTGTTGAAGGAAATAATAAGCCCTATGCGCGCATCAAGGTTCTTGAAACGACTGTAAAAGCCCTTGAACAGGTGTTATAG
- a CDS encoding trypsin-like peptidase domain-containing protein, translating to MRRLFITFLAILLGSLIPGHAELVILELSEGYSIKGEILQKKRDTYYVDLGYDIVQIPESSVLQVIDVRGETEITEMNTGQLFIESGIDSTQSVTELVSEYGEGVVLIETATGLGSGFFIHEDGYLITNEHVISGDVELKVTVFEEGESDGKELSRTLYEDVEIIAVSQEWDLALIKINDSEKSFKALPIGSGGELDQGQRVFALGSPLGFERSVSEGIVSLKNRVMQGRLLIQTTAEINPGNSGGPLLNLYGEVVGVNNLKIVAFGAEGLGFAIPAEMVKLFIDNRDAFAFDPRNPNNGFRYNKPPNASVTLDEDN from the coding sequence ATGCGACGCCTATTTATCACTTTCCTAGCCATTCTGCTGGGTTCCCTCATTCCTGGTCATGCTGAACTGGTCATCCTCGAGTTGTCGGAAGGCTACTCGATCAAAGGAGAGATCCTGCAGAAAAAGCGCGATACCTACTATGTGGACCTTGGATACGACATCGTTCAAATCCCTGAGTCCTCAGTATTACAGGTCATCGACGTCAGAGGAGAAACCGAAATCACCGAAATGAACACCGGTCAGCTGTTTATCGAAAGTGGGATTGACTCCACACAATCGGTTACGGAGCTGGTATCAGAATATGGAGAAGGTGTCGTTCTGATTGAGACTGCCACCGGTCTCGGTTCCGGATTTTTCATCCATGAAGATGGTTACCTCATCACCAACGAACATGTCATCTCTGGAGATGTAGAATTAAAAGTCACCGTATTTGAAGAAGGTGAATCCGATGGTAAAGAGCTCAGCCGCACCCTCTACGAAGACGTGGAGATCATCGCAGTATCACAAGAGTGGGATTTAGCACTCATCAAAATTAACGATAGCGAAAAGTCCTTTAAAGCCCTTCCCATTGGATCGGGCGGAGAACTCGATCAAGGACAGCGTGTATTTGCCTTGGGGAGCCCTCTTGGATTTGAGCGCTCAGTATCGGAAGGCATCGTCAGTTTGAAAAACCGAGTCATGCAGGGACGTCTCTTGATTCAAACAACAGCCGAGATTAATCCAGGAAACTCAGGCGGTCCTCTCCTCAACCTTTACGGAGAAGTCGTCGGTGTTAACAATTTAAAAATCGTTGCTTTCGGAGCCGAGGGTTTGGGTTTTGCCATCCCAGCTGAAATGGTGAAATTATTCATAGACAACCGCGACGCATTTGCTTTCGACCCTCGCAATCCCAACAACGGATTCAGATACAACAAACCTCCCAACGCCTCAGTCACTTTAGATGAAGATAATTAA
- a CDS encoding VCBS repeat-containing protein, whose product MRKLASITLGLLSLAAGYNSSLADEGKTILQGPNITQLDWNLRAPRFADLNNDGLDDLALINNSEGKIEFLIRQSDKKQKRSIGKEASKAKWEPELEDGWFEKRFMVLEQSAYDLGLADFNKDGRIDLAITGNRDAISVYLQDKEGEFEQSWTFDEFTPKQRGRTLVLTDLNQDKQEDIIALGSDKILIFLKSKGELDFTISEFYVEENAAWNLITPDLDNDELPDLMYYHSNQNAQFLALRMQIEAGEFGPEIPIEFSSAIYSQLQTAKDASPAFIYSDGRTGQVKEFSVTQESFNSGDAFKDIQSFTYPVNSNIRSAALYTWGDLNGDKRTDLIIGDAEGAQIQVFMQEKNGLFSTQQNFPAFAYLDGVSILQHPKTQKPIIVQISQNERMAGISQLSKDGELPFPSLLPLEGEPVKLISAHKAAGGFKGIVIIEKISRDYHLTEFVLNKENEWEANRQELKDLKNEPRGLALAYLEKSKPFLVILGQREASRFFKYEEGAYVEVAKEAALRKTLLYDLSSDRINFSDMDKDGVDEIFIADTGFLRKIKYDAEKDDFIISEQFNTPKRKQDAHLPIPYNRDDSGGMVYFDPKDDHLYWAGQDNRSSLQGNNQKELPPIKPVLGRHIDLGKGRQALLIGGEKRFYLLPDEGERWKLDIHNDFFEPETEDVRYSFLYATNRSDGDSIQLVGIDPNQHILELFSKSDEGTWSQNLEFTLFDQNTQRGNQQINYQPKDVGVRDLNNDGKDDLVLLVHDRLLIYY is encoded by the coding sequence GTGCGAAAACTAGCTTCCATTACACTCGGCCTTCTCAGCCTCGCTGCTGGCTATAATTCATCCCTAGCAGACGAAGGTAAGACAATTCTTCAAGGCCCCAATATAACCCAACTTGATTGGAACCTAAGAGCCCCACGATTTGCAGACCTGAACAATGACGGTCTGGATGACCTCGCGCTTATCAATAACTCTGAGGGCAAGATTGAGTTCTTAATACGGCAAAGCGATAAGAAGCAAAAGCGGAGTATTGGCAAAGAAGCCTCCAAGGCAAAATGGGAACCAGAGTTGGAAGACGGCTGGTTTGAGAAACGGTTTATGGTCCTTGAGCAATCGGCCTACGATTTGGGCCTCGCTGATTTCAATAAAGATGGCCGTATCGATCTGGCCATTACGGGAAACCGAGATGCCATCTCCGTCTATCTGCAAGACAAGGAAGGCGAATTTGAGCAATCCTGGACCTTCGATGAATTCACACCCAAGCAACGTGGCCGGACATTGGTACTAACCGACCTTAACCAAGATAAGCAGGAAGACATCATTGCGCTTGGAAGCGACAAGATTCTCATTTTCCTAAAGAGTAAAGGCGAACTGGATTTTACTATTTCGGAATTCTACGTTGAAGAGAATGCGGCCTGGAATCTAATCACCCCAGACCTCGATAACGACGAATTGCCGGATTTGATGTATTACCATTCGAATCAAAACGCACAGTTCCTCGCCTTGCGAATGCAGATCGAAGCTGGAGAATTTGGCCCAGAGATTCCGATTGAATTCAGTTCAGCCATTTACTCGCAACTACAAACGGCAAAGGACGCATCTCCTGCATTTATTTACTCCGATGGCCGAACCGGACAGGTAAAAGAATTCAGCGTAACTCAAGAAAGCTTCAATTCGGGAGATGCCTTCAAAGACATCCAATCATTCACCTACCCGGTAAACTCCAACATCCGCAGTGCGGCCCTTTACACGTGGGGTGATCTCAATGGAGACAAACGGACCGACCTGATCATTGGGGATGCCGAAGGTGCTCAGATCCAGGTATTCATGCAGGAGAAAAACGGTCTATTCTCCACTCAGCAAAACTTTCCAGCCTTCGCCTATTTGGATGGCGTTTCTATTCTCCAGCATCCCAAGACACAAAAGCCAATCATTGTTCAAATCAGCCAAAATGAAAGAATGGCCGGCATCTCCCAACTGAGCAAGGACGGGGAATTGCCCTTTCCAAGCTTACTGCCTCTTGAGGGCGAACCCGTGAAGCTGATAAGTGCTCACAAAGCTGCTGGTGGATTCAAGGGCATCGTGATTATCGAAAAAATCAGCCGAGACTATCACCTGACAGAGTTTGTTCTCAATAAAGAGAACGAATGGGAAGCAAATCGCCAAGAGCTGAAGGACTTAAAAAACGAGCCTCGAGGACTTGCCCTCGCCTACCTTGAGAAATCAAAGCCCTTCCTGGTTATACTTGGACAACGTGAAGCCTCACGATTTTTCAAATATGAAGAAGGAGCCTACGTAGAGGTAGCGAAAGAGGCCGCCCTCCGGAAGACCCTTCTCTATGACCTCTCTTCTGACCGCATTAACTTTTCCGATATGGACAAGGATGGGGTCGACGAGATCTTCATCGCAGACACGGGATTTTTGCGCAAAATAAAATATGACGCCGAGAAGGACGATTTCATAATAAGCGAACAGTTCAATACACCTAAGCGAAAACAGGATGCTCACCTGCCGATTCCCTACAACCGTGACGATTCCGGAGGAATGGTCTACTTCGACCCCAAGGATGATCACCTGTATTGGGCTGGCCAGGACAACCGTTCCAGCCTCCAGGGTAACAATCAAAAAGAATTGCCTCCCATAAAACCAGTTCTTGGAAGACACATTGACCTTGGGAAGGGACGCCAGGCATTGCTTATCGGTGGCGAAAAACGCTTTTACCTCCTCCCGGACGAAGGAGAACGATGGAAGCTCGATATCCACAATGATTTTTTCGAACCGGAAACAGAGGACGTGCGCTACTCCTTCCTCTATGCAACCAATCGCTCGGACGGGGATTCCATACAGCTTGTCGGTATCGACCCCAACCAACATATCCTTGAATTATTTTCCAAATCCGACGAAGGAACATGGTCACAGAACCTGGAGTTCACTTTGTTCGATCAAAACACACAGCGTGGAAATCAGCAGATCAACTACCAACCCAAAGATGTTGGAGTCCGAGACCTCAACAACGATGGTAAAGATGATCTGGTTCTCCTAGTCCACGATCGGTTGTTGATCTATTACTAG
- a CDS encoding NAD-dependent epimerase/dehydratase family protein, translating into MEENEFKGKHLLVCGMGYLGKRVARQALDRGMRVTALTRSAEKAEALRKEGYEMIVADLVQQAWYQDVTEPVDYILNCVSAGGGGVDGYVRAYIEGMHSLLHYCTGDFNGRLIYTSSTGVYPFSDGEIVTEDTPFDPQSETSEILKTSEGFLQRSGPDHWAILRLAGIYGPDRHYLLNQIRSGEIELSGEGGNYLNLIHVDDICSAIWSVWEADESALNTIYNVSDDQPALKEEVVSWLAEKTGNPMPQFNPKKSIRQRHLPNGKLPNRIISNKKLKAATGWQPEYPTYREGFAGLIG; encoded by the coding sequence ATGGAGGAGAATGAATTTAAAGGAAAGCACCTGTTGGTGTGCGGAATGGGCTACCTTGGTAAACGAGTAGCTCGCCAGGCTCTTGATAGAGGGATGCGTGTGACAGCATTGACACGCTCCGCTGAGAAAGCAGAAGCCCTGCGCAAAGAAGGCTATGAGATGATCGTGGCAGATTTAGTGCAGCAAGCCTGGTATCAGGATGTGACTGAGCCGGTTGACTACATCCTCAATTGCGTGAGTGCAGGAGGTGGAGGTGTTGATGGCTATGTGCGAGCCTACATCGAGGGGATGCACTCGCTGCTGCACTACTGTACTGGCGACTTTAATGGGAGGCTTATCTACACCAGTTCTACAGGTGTTTATCCTTTCAGTGATGGTGAGATTGTAACTGAAGACACTCCCTTTGATCCTCAGTCGGAAACTTCCGAGATACTTAAAACCTCAGAAGGATTCCTTCAGCGTAGTGGTCCAGATCACTGGGCGATTTTACGCTTAGCAGGGATCTATGGGCCTGATCGTCACTATTTATTGAACCAGATCAGGTCTGGAGAAATCGAGCTATCTGGAGAAGGGGGCAACTACCTCAACTTAATACACGTGGATGACATCTGCTCTGCCATTTGGAGCGTATGGGAGGCTGATGAGTCTGCCCTCAACACCATTTACAATGTGAGTGATGATCAACCTGCATTAAAAGAGGAGGTCGTTTCTTGGTTGGCAGAAAAGACAGGGAATCCTATGCCACAGTTTAATCCAAAGAAATCAATCCGTCAGCGTCATCTGCCAAATGGAAAACTTCCTAATCGGATTATATCCAATAAAAAGTTAAAAGCAGCGACTGGTTGGCAGCCGGAGTATCCGACTTACCGTGAGGGGTTTGCAGGACTGATCGGGTAG
- a CDS encoding DJ-1/PfpI family protein — protein MSSTALFIFHEGLEELEAIAPLDILRRAGVECTTASTGPQLEVTGKNGITVKADELFEDIAENSYNLVVIPGGPGVYPLRENSRVIEFVRNHAEIGKPTAAICAAPLILNDAEVLEGRAYTAHFSVADELPDIDETSTVVTDGHIITSRGAGTAIEFGLELAKRMTSSETSQNVAESIHFSKAGQRT, from the coding sequence ATGAGTAGCACTGCTTTATTTATTTTTCATGAAGGGCTGGAAGAACTCGAAGCCATCGCCCCACTCGATATATTAAGACGAGCGGGTGTTGAATGCACCACCGCATCTACAGGCCCACAGTTGGAAGTCACTGGAAAGAATGGAATCACCGTGAAAGCGGATGAGCTCTTTGAGGACATTGCTGAAAACAGTTACAACCTCGTGGTAATTCCCGGAGGACCGGGCGTGTATCCTCTTCGAGAGAATTCGAGAGTCATAGAATTTGTCCGCAACCATGCGGAGATTGGTAAACCCACTGCAGCTATCTGTGCCGCTCCATTGATCCTAAATGATGCAGAAGTATTGGAGGGCCGGGCCTATACGGCCCACTTCTCGGTGGCGGATGAACTTCCAGATATCGATGAAACAAGCACCGTCGTTACCGATGGCCACATCATCACTTCGCGTGGAGCGGGTACCGCGATTGAATTTGGTCTGGAACTAGCAAAGCGAATGACCAGTTCAGAAACCTCGCAAAACGTTGCAGAAAGCATTCACTTTTCTAAGGCAGGCCAACGCACTTGA
- a CDS encoding prepilin-type N-terminal cleavage/methylation domain-containing protein produces MITRRKKRAGFTVVELLVAITVIAILTGILFSALNHNENAPRLDTAQMLLSQAFANARSQAILKRNRSRLILYSTEPSNQEESDKFLRYFGVVVETGLDSGQWENALKGEYLPEGIFFIPESGAAQVTWNEDRPTSNNNGQTMKLNFPSLNPETEGSGSDWNYYEFKSTGRMTGLNNKVVRSLGSKVP; encoded by the coding sequence TTGATAACTCGACGCAAAAAGAGAGCGGGCTTCACGGTCGTTGAACTACTCGTCGCCATTACGGTGATTGCTATTCTAACAGGCATTCTGTTCAGCGCTCTTAACCATAACGAGAATGCTCCTCGTCTCGATACCGCTCAGATGCTCCTTAGCCAGGCGTTTGCCAACGCCCGATCTCAAGCCATTCTAAAACGGAATCGCAGCCGCTTAATCCTCTATTCGACAGAACCGAGCAACCAGGAAGAATCTGACAAATTTCTTCGCTACTTTGGCGTGGTGGTAGAAACGGGACTCGATTCCGGACAATGGGAAAACGCCCTAAAAGGAGAATATTTACCGGAGGGAATTTTCTTCATCCCAGAATCAGGAGCTGCGCAGGTTACTTGGAATGAAGACAGGCCAACATCCAATAATAATGGGCAAACGATGAAGCTCAATTTCCCTTCCCTGAATCCGGAGACAGAAGGCTCGGGCTCAGATTGGAATTACTACGAGTTTAAGAGCACAGGTAGAATGACCGGCTTGAACAACAAAGTGGTGCGAAGCCTGGGTTCAAAGGTTCCCTGA
- a CDS encoding FAD-dependent oxidoreductase, whose product MNPNHFDFLVIGGGSAGYAAARTAREVLDRVAIVDGSEQLGGLCILRGCMPSKTLIYSAEVLHHAKNGKLFGLDIPEARADMSLIHQRKVDTIKEFSDYRVEGLESDKFTLYRNRAEFTGPNSIKLDDGTELTADKILISTGSIVQVPNIPGLRDLEGVWTSDEVLDLDFLPESVIVLGGGIVASELTQFLNRVGSKVIQIQRSPHILKEVSTEAAEVVEKVFREEGVELYTNTSISKISKNEDEFEVQFEQNGEQIIQKAKYLFNALGRVPNTVGLNLEAAGISTNRSGHIKTGSYNQTENPHVYAAGDVAGPVEIVHVAIIQGEAVAKHATGRKVREPSDWDFLGVIFTDPQIALAGMDENMLKREGIEYLSADYPWDDHGKSILMEAKHGYVRVFADRTGKILGAEIVGKDAGELIHAFSVAVSLKATVVDLLNAPWYHPTLAEMVTYPLEDIADELGLEY is encoded by the coding sequence ATGAATCCCAATCATTTTGATTTTCTTGTTATAGGCGGTGGCAGTGCCGGCTATGCTGCAGCTCGAACCGCCCGTGAGGTACTCGATCGAGTTGCTATCGTAGATGGAAGTGAACAGCTTGGTGGTCTCTGCATTCTGCGAGGCTGTATGCCATCTAAGACGCTGATCTACTCAGCTGAAGTGCTTCATCACGCTAAAAACGGAAAACTCTTTGGATTGGATATTCCGGAAGCGCGAGCAGACATGTCGCTCATTCATCAAAGGAAAGTAGATACGATCAAAGAGTTTTCAGATTATCGAGTCGAAGGCCTCGAAAGTGATAAATTTACTCTTTACCGAAACCGAGCTGAGTTCACCGGCCCTAATTCCATAAAGTTGGATGACGGTACCGAGTTAACGGCCGATAAGATTCTGATCTCAACGGGTTCGATCGTTCAGGTCCCCAACATACCGGGTCTTCGCGACCTGGAAGGCGTATGGACCAGCGATGAGGTACTTGATTTAGACTTTTTACCGGAATCGGTCATTGTATTGGGCGGTGGAATCGTTGCCAGTGAGCTCACCCAATTCCTGAATCGCGTGGGCAGCAAAGTCATCCAAATCCAGAGAAGCCCTCACATCCTAAAAGAGGTATCAACGGAAGCGGCAGAAGTCGTGGAAAAGGTGTTTCGTGAAGAAGGGGTTGAGCTCTATACCAACACAAGCATTAGCAAGATATCCAAGAATGAAGATGAATTTGAGGTCCAATTCGAACAAAACGGCGAGCAGATCATTCAAAAAGCCAAATACCTGTTCAACGCTCTGGGACGTGTTCCCAATACGGTCGGTCTCAATTTGGAAGCGGCCGGTATTTCAACCAACCGAAGCGGCCACATCAAAACGGGTTCCTACAATCAGACAGAGAACCCCCATGTATATGCGGCAGGTGATGTTGCGGGTCCCGTTGAAATTGTCCACGTGGCAATCATTCAAGGTGAAGCAGTAGCGAAGCACGCTACAGGCAGAAAAGTTAGAGAGCCGTCGGACTGGGACTTCCTGGGAGTGATATTTACAGATCCACAGATAGCATTGGCTGGAATGGATGAAAATATGCTTAAGCGGGAAGGCATCGAATATCTATCCGCAGATTATCCCTGGGATGATCATGGAAAATCCATTTTGATGGAGGCGAAGCACGGCTATGTCCGAGTATTCGCCGATCGAACGGGCAAGATTCTCGGTGCAGAGATTGTGGGCAAGGACGCCGGTGAACTCATTCACGCATTTTCCGTTGCGGTCAGTCTCAAGGCAACAGTCGTGGATCTTCTGAATGCTCCTTGGTATCACCCAACCTTGGCTGAGATGGTTACCTACCCACTCGAAGATATAGCCGACGAGCTCGGACTGGAGTATTAA
- a CDS encoding peptide ABC transporter substrate-binding protein, with translation MISPHLRLDRRLTKGGFSILILLSGFLFTACGPRERVVDRAVKNQELYIANGAEPQSLDPHIVTGVPEMQIVRNLFEGLVVFNYQTLDMIPAAAESWEVSEDGKTYTFFLRKDLKWSNGDSLTAHDFHYSFKRSISPKMASPYITFMTSISNCLPYNKGEVTDFDQVGCKVVDDYTLEFHLDHPNPPFLLYMASGQYFYPVHKATVEAHGEMDQRGTAWIRPGNIVTNGPFQLGEWSTNTVLSVEPNPHYWDREAVLLNKAHFFPIENLDTQYRSYLNGEVHIARHIPLHAIQELEKTKPADYRSHLYLGTYYYGFNTRKAPLNDARVRKALSLALDRELIVNEVTQGGQQSAYSFVPPGANKYQPDYTFSKNVEEAKNLLAEAGYPNGEGFPTLEILFNTSEQHKAIAETAQQMWKNTLGIEIRLVNMEWKVYLDARDNGDFDIVRAGWVGGLDYQGYLDLFNSDSGNNDTGWTNPEFDKLYKAAAEIMDPELRIKTVQQAEKILLSEMPIAPVYHYTVNYMIDTRVKNYYSNSIDERNYKHVYLEE, from the coding sequence ATGATATCACCCCATCTTCGACTTGATCGGCGCCTGACTAAAGGCGGTTTCTCAATACTTATCCTCTTATCCGGTTTTCTGTTTACCGCCTGTGGGCCTCGTGAACGTGTGGTTGATAGGGCTGTAAAGAATCAGGAGCTTTACATTGCGAACGGAGCTGAGCCTCAGTCTCTGGATCCTCACATCGTGACCGGGGTTCCAGAGATGCAGATTGTGAGAAATTTGTTTGAGGGGCTTGTTGTGTTCAACTACCAGACGCTTGATATGATTCCGGCTGCGGCCGAAAGTTGGGAAGTGAGTGAGGATGGCAAGACCTACACTTTTTTTCTACGCAAGGACCTGAAATGGTCGAATGGAGATTCACTTACTGCTCATGATTTTCACTACAGCTTCAAACGAAGCATATCTCCAAAAATGGCCTCCCCTTATATTACTTTCATGACAAGTATTTCTAATTGCCTGCCATACAACAAAGGAGAGGTAACCGATTTCGACCAGGTAGGTTGTAAAGTGGTGGATGATTATACTCTGGAGTTTCACTTAGATCATCCAAATCCGCCATTTCTGCTATACATGGCAAGCGGGCAGTATTTTTACCCCGTGCACAAGGCTACGGTGGAGGCGCATGGAGAGATGGATCAACGTGGGACCGCTTGGATTCGACCGGGCAATATCGTGACTAATGGCCCCTTTCAGTTGGGTGAATGGTCCACCAATACGGTACTTTCGGTTGAGCCCAATCCGCATTACTGGGACCGAGAAGCTGTTCTCCTCAATAAAGCACATTTCTTCCCCATCGAAAATTTGGATACACAATATCGATCTTATCTGAATGGCGAAGTGCATATTGCTCGTCATATTCCTCTTCACGCCATTCAAGAGCTTGAGAAAACGAAACCTGCTGATTACAGGAGTCATTTATATTTGGGAACTTACTATTATGGCTTCAATACACGCAAAGCTCCCTTGAATGATGCACGAGTGCGTAAGGCACTTTCTTTGGCGTTGGACCGTGAGTTAATCGTCAATGAAGTTACGCAAGGGGGGCAGCAATCGGCCTATTCCTTTGTTCCTCCAGGGGCTAACAAGTATCAACCGGACTACACGTTCTCAAAAAATGTGGAAGAGGCTAAAAACCTATTAGCTGAAGCTGGCTATCCAAACGGAGAGGGATTCCCCACATTGGAAATCCTGTTTAATACTTCTGAACAACATAAAGCCATTGCTGAAACAGCCCAGCAAATGTGGAAAAATACCTTGGGTATTGAAATCCGATTGGTGAATATGGAATGGAAGGTATACCTCGACGCTCGCGATAATGGCGATTTCGATATCGTGAGGGCTGGATGGGTCGGAGGACTCGATTACCAAGGGTACTTGGATCTTTTTAATAGCGATTCAGGCAATAATGATACCGGATGGACAAATCCGGAGTTTGATAAGCTCTATAAAGCGGCCGCAGAAATCATGGATCCTGAACTACGAATAAAAACGGTTCAGCAAGCCGAGAAGATTCTTCTCAGTGAAATGCCCATTGCTCCCGTCTATCATTACACCGTTAACTATATGATAGATACTCGGGTGAAAAACTATTACTCAAACAGCATCGACGAGCGTAACTACAAGCACGTCTATTTGGAAGAGTAG